In Streptomyces rapamycinicus NRRL 5491, the genomic stretch CCTGTCAGGCGTGGGGAAGCTGCGGTGGCCACGCCGGCGGAACGGCATGGCGGCAACTTAGGTGAGCCTAAGCTAAACCCACGCGACTGTCGATAGTGCCGCCCGAGCGCCCGCACTCCCCAACTGAGAGATCAGATTGGCCCGTTGCAAGCTAAGGTAAGCCTTGCTTTACTTGCTGCTCGGTCATCCCCTGCTTCAAGGAGGAACCCCATGCGGGTCGTCATGTTCGGCTACCAGACCTGGGGGCACCGCACCCTGCAAGCCCTCCTGGACTCCGAACACGACGTGGTACTGGTCGTGACGCACCCCAAGAGCGAGCACGCGTACGAGAAGATCTGGAGTGACTCCGTCGCCGAGCTGGCCGAGGAGCACGGCGTCCCGGTGCTGCTCCGCAACCGCCCTGACGACGACGAGCTGTTCGAGCGCCTCAAGGAGGTCGACCCGGACATCATCGTGGCGAACAACTGGCGGACGTGGATCCCTCCGCGCATCTTCGGCCTGCCGCGCCACGGCACGCTGAACGTCCACGACGCGCTGCTGCCGAAGTACGCCGGATTCTCCCCGCTGATCTGGGCCCTGATCAACGGCGAGCCCGAAGTGGGCGTCACCGCGCACATGATGAACGACGAACTCGACGCCGGCGACATCGTCCGGCAGGAGGCGGTTCCGGTCGGACCGACGGACACCGCCACCGACCTCTTCCACAAGACCGTGGACCTCATCGCCCCGGTCACCATCGGCGCACTCGGCCTCATCGCCGCCGGGCAGACGGAGTTCACCAAGCAGGACCGGTCCCAGGCCAGCTTCTTCCACAAGCGGTCCATCGAGGACAGCCGCATCGACTGGACCTGGCCGGCGAAGGACCTCGAACGCCTGGTCCGCGCCCAGTCCGAGCCATACCCCAGCACCTACACCTTCCACAAGGGCAAGCGCCTCGAAATCCTGGCAGCGGTCGTGTCCCAGGGCCGGTACGGCGGCACTCCCGGCCGCATCTTCTACCGCGAGGGCGACGGCGTGGCGATCGTCGCCGGAGCCGACGCCCGCACCGGCCGCAATCACGGTCTGGCCATCACGCGCGTTCGGACCGAGGACGGCCGCGAGCTGGGCGCCACGGAGTACTTCACCTCCATGGGCGGCTATCTGACCAGCCGCCCCTGACGTGTCAGCCCACCGCGGTCCCGTCGTTGCCCTTCGCGAGCTCGCATCGTCCGTACCGGCGGCCGTTCACAGAAGGAGAGGGGCGGACGACGAACTGCTGGCTCCGTTGAGCCCGGCTGAACGCGACCAACTGGCCTCCCTGCTCCGCCGGGTCCACGCACACCTCGATCAGGCCCAGCACCTCGGCGCCACCGGCGTAGTCCACCGGCGGCCATCCGAAGAAAGCCGTATCGGCTGACCAGCCGGCCCGGGTGGGCGACTCAGATGGTTCGGCAGAGGCGGGCCGCGTCCAGCATCGCGGCATGGACATTTCCGCTCGCCACCGCGAAACCGTTCTCCGCCAAGGAGTTGGCATAGCCAGATGCCGTGAGCGAGCCGAGGTCGGGTGAGAGGGTGCGCTCGGGTGCGACGACCTCGACGGTGGCTCCTCCGCGGACGAGGGCCCCCGCCGCGTCGAGTGCCTGGTTTCCGCCGTGGTCGTCGGTGGCTCCGCGCCTCCGTGGATTATCGGAGCACCAGAGCCCCGAGAACGACTTCCTGCCGCCCCGGTGCCACGTACACGGCCCCCAGCTCACCGCTCACCTCAAGCGGCCCGAGCACCCTGAAAGGAGCCGCCGCCACACCGCGGCCGTCGTAACCTGCCATGCACATCATGTTTCTTTGGTACGGCCAGGCCTGGTCTGGCTCGCGCAATTGGGCAGTGCCATCCATGCTGACCTGACTCGTCGGTCACAGCCGTGGGCTGACGCCTCGCCAGCTTTGCCGCGGTCGAGGGCGCGTTGAACCAGCCGAGCGCGTCGAGCAGGCCCAGGCCGATCGCGGCGGCCGCGGGTCAGGGCAGTACTCGAGGTGCCCGGCCGGGGGCGGATGAAGACGCGGTCGCCGGCCAGCAGTTGCCAGCCGAGCCTCGCGCCGTCCGCCCCACCAGGTCGCCTGGTTACGCAGTTGAGAGGCAGGACCCAAATCGGCCGGGACCACGAACCTACCCAGGACGGAAATGCTCAGGAAGAAGCCGTTAAGCGTCTACGGAGTCCGCCGCAGGGAGGTCATGTCGGGGAGGCTGCTGGCGATCGCTTCGGCGAGCGCGGCGGGCTGGGACAAGAAGGGCGAGTGGGAGGAGTCGAGTTCGGTAACGGCGGTCGGTGAAGCCGACACGGCGTCGATCTCCTTGATGAAGCGGTGTGGCAGCGCCAGGGGGATGGCGTTGTCCCGGGTACAGGTCACGTACGAGTGCGGGATGCGGCCGTAGCGCTGCGCGGTGATGGTCAGTTCCTCACCGGGAATCCCCACCGGACCATCCGGACTGAGCAGGGCGATCGCGGCATCCGCTGTGCGGTCGTCGACGTCGTTGTACCCCTTCGAGGTTATGGCGCCGTCGAGCTCTCCCACGCTCGCCTGAATGTCAGCGCCCCTCATCGCCACAGACTGCGCGCCGTGCGATGAGGGGGCTTGCACTGCCGCCGTCAGCTGTCCTGGCCGCCGGCGGGGATGAAGTTGGCGTACTCCTCAATCCGCTTGATCTGTCCGGCATCGTCGAAGCCGAAGTAGACGGCGGCGTGGACCTCGCCGCGCATGCCGCTTGTGGTGGCGACGTGGACCACGTGCTGTTGAAGGACTTCGCCCGGCTGGGAGAGTTGACGCAGGACGTTGTAGCGCATCGATTCGATGGATTCGATCTGCCCTTCCATCCCGGCGATGTTCTCCTCGATGGACTGCTCGCCCTTGCCGTCGTTGTGCCAGACGGTGGTTGTCTCGGCGCACAGGGCCCGGGCGGCTTCCCAGTCGCGGTTTTCCAGTGCGCGGAGGTAGGTGACGGCCCTGTCCTTCAGGTCCTTGCTCATGTAGGTCTTCCTTCGTTACACGTTGATGGGTTCCGGCAGGGGTGGGGCGTATCAGCTCTGGGCGGTCGCGTCGGTCAGGGCGCGCTCGCCGACCTCGATGCGCATCGGCAGGTGGTTGCCGGGCGGCGAGAGCGGACAGACGAACACGTCCGGGTTCAGGTGGTGGTGCGAGAGCGTGGCCTTGTTGAAGTCGACCGTCACGGTGCTGCCGGGCTCCAGCAGCGGCAGCACCAGCCAGCGGCCGATCGCCGGCGTCGATTCGCCGTTGGTCTCGTCGGTGAAGATCACCAGGCGCTGGCCGGGGAAGTCCTGGAGGACGGCCAGGACGAATTCGATGCCGCCGATGGTCACGGCCAGGTCGACGGGGGCCAGGATGGCTTCGGTGCTGCGTGGGCTGGTCAGCCGCGGCACCTCGATGCGGCGCCCTTCGGGAGCTGCTCGGTACTGGCCTTCGAAGACCCAGGCGGGGTTGTAGGGGAAGGTGTCGATGCCTGTGAGTCCGGTGCGCTCGAGGCGGCCTTGATCCATGACGACCAGGCCGTAGGAGCCGTCCGCGCCGCCGGCGAAGCCGATCCGGTTGTCAGGGAATTCCAGGGAGCTGCCGGAGGGGACGGGACTCGTTCCGTCGACCAGGCTGCCCGCCACCTGCACGCCGTCGATGGCCTTGGCCGTCACGGTCAGGTCTCCCGCTTCGGTGGTGCGCCATTCACCGGGGATGCCAGGAAGCGTATGAGGGCACGAGTCGGTGATCTTGGCGTTGGCGACGACCTTGGCCTTGCCGTTCGCTCCGGCGATCTCTTCCCACCGGTCCTGGCGCCAGGCTTCGTAGTCGACTGGGATCTGTGGTGCGGTCATGAATGCTCCCTTTCCTCTCCGCCCGCGCTGTGGGGTCGCGGCGATAGCGCTGCGCGGGCGTGGTTGCTCAGCCCAACGAAGCGCTTGGCACTGCGCGGGCGGTGGTTGCGTATGAGGCAAGCAATTCGGTGCTGAGGCGGCCCGGGCAGGCAACCCTGTGTTGCGCCTGGCATCAGGCGCGGCGGGCGGCCCAGACGGTGCGCTCGGTGCGTACGGCGAGATCCTCGCGGCGCAGGAGGCTGTTCGGGCTGTCGGTGTCCAGGAGGTCGTCGAGAGCGGTGAGGTCCTCGGGGCTGAGAGCGGGGGCGGCGACGCCGCGGATGCGCTGCAAGCTGCCGTAGGCGTAGCGGCCGATCGCCTCGCTGCGCTCACCTTCGATGTTGACGGTGATGGTGCGCTCGTCCTCGA encodes the following:
- a CDS encoding nuclear transport factor 2 family protein; its protein translation is MSKDLKDRAVTYLRALENRDWEAARALCAETTTVWHNDGKGEQSIEENIAGMEGQIESIESMRYNVLRQLSQPGEVLQQHVVHVATTSGMRGEVHAAVYFGFDDAGQIKRIEEYANFIPAGGQDS
- a CDS encoding methionyl-tRNA formyltransferase gives rise to the protein MRVVMFGYQTWGHRTLQALLDSEHDVVLVVTHPKSEHAYEKIWSDSVAELAEEHGVPVLLRNRPDDDELFERLKEVDPDIIVANNWRTWIPPRIFGLPRHGTLNVHDALLPKYAGFSPLIWALINGEPEVGVTAHMMNDELDAGDIVRQEAVPVGPTDTATDLFHKTVDLIAPVTIGALGLIAAGQTEFTKQDRSQASFFHKRSIEDSRIDWTWPAKDLERLVRAQSEPYPSTYTFHKGKRLEILAAVVSQGRYGGTPGRIFYREGDGVAIVAGADARTGRNHGLAITRVRTEDGRELGATEYFTSMGGYLTSRP
- a CDS encoding DUF1684 domain-containing protein gives rise to the protein MTAPQIPVDYEAWRQDRWEEIAGANGKAKVVANAKITDSCPHTLPGIPGEWRTTEAGDLTVTAKAIDGVQVAGSLVDGTSPVPSGSSLEFPDNRIGFAGGADGSYGLVVMDQGRLERTGLTGIDTFPYNPAWVFEGQYRAAPEGRRIEVPRLTSPRSTEAILAPVDLAVTIGGIEFVLAVLQDFPGQRLVIFTDETNGESTPAIGRWLVLPLLEPGSTVTVDFNKATLSHHHLNPDVFVCPLSPPGNHLPMRIEVGERALTDATAQS